The following is a genomic window from Solanum lycopersicum chromosome 6, SLM_r2.1.
AACTCTCCCAATTAGACTGCCATGGTATATTAGGAAAAGTTAACTTTACTACCTGCATTGTTTCTTTAAAAATACCATACTTAACCTTTTGTATACTGGATTGCTTGCCTCCATACTTCACTGCGCACCTGTTTTTCCAAAGAttccaacaaataaaattaggtaaaatatgaattaataatttatgtacCTCATTATAAGTAGGAAGATTCCTCCACTGAATAAGTTGGCTTCTTAAGGTTGTATTAGCATGGATTAAACCAACACTTGATGAATGATATTTCCAGATGTGTTTAGCAAAATTTCCTgtgactaaaatatgattaatatCATCCTTCCCTTttttataacaacaataacagtCCATTTCTTCTCTTCCAAATTTCAGCATACTTTCATTTGTAGGAAGTTTACTCCTCAAAGCTCTCCAAATAAAGAAAGATACTTTGAAGGGTATTTGCTTAGTCCAGACTATTTTATTAATAGGATCTTTGTTGTGTTTCTTCCTAATAATTTCCCATGCTGAGGATATAGAAAACTTTCCAGAATCTGCAGGAATCCATATAGCTGAATCTTCACTACCTTCttgataattaaaatttgtttgcAAAATATTGAGGACCAACTGTGCTGGAACATGTTGTCTTACCAAACTCTCATTCCAACTACCATCAGTTAGATAATCTTTTACCTTTGTATTATTCAAACTGGATATATTTTCACATTCATTGGCCATGGCTCCACTCCCTAACCAATTATCCCACCAGAAATGACAATTACCAGATTTAACATTCCATTTAATAAGTGATTCAACTTCTAGTCTGTTCCTTGTTAAATACCTCCATACTAGAGAATCTCcagtgtcatactttttagcCACTGGATTTGCTCTTTGGCAATATTTTGCCATTAAAAATTGACTCCAAAGAGATTTCTTAGTTCTGAATTCCCACCACTGTTTATACTGAAAGGCTTTACAAACATCATCTAAAAGTCTTACTCCAATACCTCCTTCATTAGTTGGATATGCCAAAGTATCCCATGAAGCCCAATGGTATTTTTTGCCCTCATTATCCAAACCCCAAAAGAAGTCAGCAATTACTTTCTTAATATGAGATAAAGTAGTCTTTGGAGGGGACATAGTTGCTATAGTATGTATAGGTATAGATTGCAAAACATGTTTCACTAGAGTAATTTTTCCTCCAAAACTCAGAATTTTTGATTGCCAGCCTGAAATCCTTCTTATCACCTTGTCCACAACTTCTGAGTAATAACTAATTCTTTGTCCTCCAACATATAATGGGCATCCTAAATAGCTAATAGTACTATACTTAATACCAAATCCTGTCACTAATTTGATGTCCTCTAATATGTTATGATTAGTCTTAGAAGTAACCATGCAAAAGCTTTTGTCTTTGTTCACCTGCTGATCAGAAGCCCTCTCATAATCCTCAATAATCTTCATTATTAGATTCAAGGACCTTCTATCAGTTGAagtgaatataataatatcatcaGCAAAGCTAAGATGGTTAATTTGAGGCCCATTCTTCTCCATGTTGAACCCTCTATATACTTTGTTATTATAAATGAGATTTAAGTTCCTTGACAGAACCTCAGCTCCAATAATAAACAAAGCTGGAGATAATGGATCACCCTGCTTGAGACCCCTTGTAGACTTAAAAAATCCATGCCTTTTACCATTAATCACTATAGAATACCAGTTGTTACACATTATTCTCCAGGCTCTATCTATAAAAATTTCACTAAAACCCATTTTTCTTAAAACTATACAGGTGTAAGCCCATGAAACTCTGTCATATGCTTTAACCATATCCAACTTGATCACTGCATTCATACCCTCTTTAGGTAATTTAATACCATGAATAACTTCTTGTGCCAACAAAATGTTTTCAGAAATGCTTCTTCCTTTAACAAAACCAGACTGATTGTCTgatataatcttaggaagaaTGGATGCCAACCTGGTACTcaaaattttggaaataattttattagtaaaaTTGCTAAGGCTCACAGGTCTATAGTCTTTCAATTTGTTAGGATGAGCCACTTTAGGAAGTAATACAAGGCAAGCATGAGTCATGTATCTAGGCATAATTTTACCACTAAAAAAAGAGTTTACTGCAGCCAATAGATCATCTTGAATAATGTCAAAACAAACTTGATAGAATTTTCCTCCAATACCATCAGGGCCTGGTGCAGAATTGGGATTCATACCCATTATAATACCTTTCAACTCATCAACACTAATCATTTTGTCCAAATCATAGTTTTGTTCTGCTGTAACTAACTCAGGAATACACTGTACTAAATCCTCATTAATTTTATCAGATTTTCCAGTGAAAATATTCTAATAATACTCACAAGCCTCCTTAGCAACATTATCCTCCCCCTGTATCCATACTCCACTGTCATTCATTATCTTATGAATGAAcatcttatttctttttcctcTAATCACagcatgaaaatattttgaatttgcaTCCCCCTCTTTCATCCAATGTAACTGAGATTTTTGTTGTAAAATAGCatattctaatttcatataCTTAATATAGTTTGCATTAGCATTACTCCATTTTTCTCTACTAATACTACTACTATCCAGAATCATGTCTTCTTCAGCACTTTTAACAGCTTCCTCATACTGTTTTACCTTTTCAAATACATCCCCATACTCTTTTTTGGACCAATCTCTTAAAGTTTTTGTAAGTCTCTTTAGCTTAGTATGTAAAATCCACATAGGTTCCCCTTTAACATTTCTATTCCAACAATTGTTCACAGTTGATAAGAAATGGTCATTCTCAGTCCAATAATtaagaaacttaaaatatttaataacagCTGATTGATTATTATTCATTTCCATCAATAGAGGACTATGATCTGATCCAACTGCAGGAAGGTGAGTAATACTGCTTTGAGGCATCTTCTCCAACCAATTGTCATTCACCATTCCTCTATCCAGTCTTTTCCACACTCTATCACCATTCTTCCTATGGTTACACCAGGTATAATTCTGACCACTGTAGCCCATGTCCACCAGTCCACAGGCTTCTATAACACTTATAAACTCCAGACttttactaatattataatCTCTGCCACCTTTCTTTTCCTTGGTAGATGAGATTACATTGAAATCCCCTATAGTACACCAAGGATATCTAGTGTCAGCCCATTTAAGCATACTATTCCACAAAGGCCTCCTCAAATGATCCTTACATTTAGCATACACAAAGgtaattataaacttttcaCTACACTCCACATGAATTATTTCACAAGTTACTTGTTGTTGATCACTGTCTAGAACCTTACAAATAACATCATTTGACCAGAATAACCAAATTTTGCTATTAGAATTGCTATAAGCACTATTCATCAGCATCTGCATCCTATAAGATTCTAGTTGATCTGTATTAGAGAAAGGttctaaaatagtaataatggaCAGGTTATGCATCTTTCTTAAATTGATCAGCCTTTCAAGAGCACCAAATGTCTTAATGCTCCTAGCATTCCAACATATCAACTTAATCATCAAAAGCCTCTGCTTCTAGCTCTAGTGTTAGGTTTCCTAATACTAGTAtttggattttgtttcagtagTTTTCTACCTCTAGGAGATAGAACTTGTTTGCCAGCTACATCTCTAATGTCTTCAACATTGGAGGTTTGTAACAAAGGGACCTTTTGAAATTGGTAAGAAGTACCTATGCCCTCCCCTGTATCCCTTCCTTCCCCTAGAGGTTGAGTATCATCTTCATACTCATCCTCTGAGTCAGGTTCCTTATATTCATCTAGTTGATGAATACTAGGATCATTACCAGGATTAGAAACAGTAggaatatttcttttattaatagtttgttggattttattagtattagttcTATCAGGGGGCACTTTATCATTTAATGAATCATGTTCACCTATTTTACCTTTTCCTTTAGATATTCTAGTTTGATTACAACTATCTTTCTCCTGACCACTTCCATCCAAACCTCCAACAGCTACTCCAGCAGTATTATCAACAACAGCATCATTAACAATATTGAGGGTTGTGGGGATGGGGAATATGGAGTCAATACCTGATTCTCTTATAGTGTCTTGCTGATAA
Proteins encoded in this region:
- the LOC138349420 gene encoding uncharacterized protein, producing MVWTKQRMTIAGQVMRIQAWTPTFKPEEETPLVPIWISLPELPWHCYNKEFISSLLAPIGRVLYLDSASINKTRGSQARVKVQVDLTKDRPSHIWMGYIGEDITDGRWQKIEYDSIPSYCFYCKHQGHKEEDCIIKKRDADTKQRKDMEKNNNKQDNSHQNTANMQIPMSLETGRLEPDYNQQRRQHNEIQQQLNQEEWHTQKRRNNTQQGRFQSDKANVKEKVWRSMWSRGDNMWIHQTSKSQQDTIRESGIDSIFPIPTTLNIVNDAVVDNTAGVAVGGLDGSGQEKDSCNQTRISKGKGKIGEHDSLNDKVPPDRTNTNKIQQTINKRNIPTVSNPGNDPSIHQLDEYKEPDSEDEYEDDTQPLGEGRDTGEGIGTSYQFQKVPLLQTSNVEDIRDVAGKQVLSPRDQLESYRMQMLMNSAYSNSNSKIWLFWSNDVICKVLDSDQQQVTCEIIHVECSEKFIITFVYAKCKDHLRRPLWNSMLKWADTRYPWCTIGDFNVISSTKEKKGGRDYNISKSLEFISVIEACGLVDMGYSGQNYTWCNHRKNGDRVWKRLDRGMVNDNWLEKMPQSSITHLPAVGSDHSPLLMEMNNNQSAVIKYFKFLNYWTENDHFLSTVNNCWNRNVKGEPMWILHTKLKRLTKTLRDWSKKEYGDVFEKVKQYEEAVKSAEEDMILDSSSISREKWSNANANYIKYMKLEYAILQQKSQLHWMKEGDANSKYFHAVIRGKRNKMFIHKIMNDSGVWIQGEDNVAKEALQCIPELVTAEQNYDLDKMISVDELKGIIMGMNPNSAPGPDGIGGKFYQVCFDIIQDDLLAAVNSFFSGKIMPRYMTHACLVLLPKVAHPNKLKDYRPVSLSNFTNKIISKILSTRLASILPKIISDNQSGFVKGRSISENILLAQEVIHGIKLPKEGMNAVIKLDMVKAYDRVSWAYTCIVLRKMGFSEIFIDRAWRIMCNNWYSIVINGKRHGFFKSTRGLKQGDPLSPALFIIGAEVLSRNLNLIYNNKVYRGFNMEKNGPQINHLSFADDIIIFTSTDRRSLNLIMKIIEDYERASDQQVNKDKSFCMVTSKTNHNILEDIKLVTGFGIKYSTISYLGCPLYVGGQRISYYSEVVDKVIRRISGWQSKILSFGGKITLVKHVLQSIPIHTIATMSPPKTTLSHIKKVIADFFWGLDNEGKKYHWASWDTLAYPTNEGGIGVRLLDDVCKAFQYKQWWEFRTKKSLWSQFLMAKYCQRANPVAKKYDTGDSLVWRYLTRNRLEVESLIKWNVKSGNCHFWWDNWLGSGAMANECENISSLNNTKVKDYLTDGSWNESLVRQHVPAQLVLNILQTNFNYQEGSEDSAIWIPADSGKFSISSAWEIIRKKHNKDPINKIVWTKQIPFKVSFFIWRALRSKLPTNESMLKFGREEMDCYCCYKKGKDDINHILVTGNFAKHIWKYHSSSVGLIHANTTLRSQLIQWRNLPTYNESNWESLINIVEQCKHHYKVIMVRWIKPKQYIYKLNTDGSALADNGKIGGGGVLRDHQGKLIYAFSVPFGVGTNNFAELKAATFGIEWCEQHGYKNIELEVDSEMICQWINNIIKPPWRCQQTVQQLLQTISKLQYFHCKHIYREANNTADLLAKWSHTIDIPQHFYTPQQLKGTIRGSYMLEKMDIYNFRRRKIKSIKFPP